The following coding sequences are from one Neovison vison isolate M4711 chromosome X, ASM_NN_V1, whole genome shotgun sequence window:
- the BCOR gene encoding BCL-6 corepressor isoform X1: MLSATPLYGNVHSWMNSERVRMCGINEDRKIPVNDGDASKARLELREENPLNHNVVEATTAHRIDGLAALSMDRTGLIREGLRVPGNIVYSSLCGLGSEKGREAATSTLGGLGFSSERNPEMQFKPNTPETVEASAVSGKAPNGFSAIYKTPPGIQKSAVPTAETLGLDRPASDKQSPLNINGASYLRLPWVNPYMEGATPAIYPFLDSPNKYSLNMYKALLPQQSYSLAQPLYSPVCTNGERFLYLPPPHYVSPHIPSSLASPMRLSTPSASPAIPPLVHCADKSLPWKMGVSPGNPVESHAYPHIQNSKQPRVPSTKGVTSGLPGDTALLLPPSPRPSPRVHLPSQPTADTYSEFHKHYARISTSPSVTLSKPYMTVSSEFPSARLSNGKYPKGPEGVEGAQSVPGHTRKAAGQDRKDGGSPPLLEKQTVTKDVTDKPLDLSSKVVDVDASKADHMKKMAPTVLVHSRAGSGLVLSGSEIPKETLSPPGNGCAIYRSEIISTAPSSWVVPGPSPNEENNGKGLPLKNKALDWAIPQQRSSSCPRMGGTDAVVTNVSGSVSSAGRPASASPAPNANADGCKTSRSSVDTTPSVIQHVGQPPTTPAKHSSSTSSKGAKASNPEPSFKANENGLPPSSIFLSPNEAFRSPPIPYPRSYLPYPAPEGIAISPLSLHGKGPVYPHPVLLPNGSLFPGHLAPKPGLPYGLPTGRPEFVTYQDALGLGMVHPMLIPHTPIEITKEEKPERRSRSHERRYEDPALRSRFSEMLEASSTKLQPEVPSDKNLKPSPSWNQGKTVVKSDKLVYVDLLREEADAKTEVNTAKPGFAAESVGQSTEPSKPPAEPALQPHRDFVALREELGRISDFHEAYAFKQAPGQSVFSLSKESIPAGTTKENLGLPVSTPFLEPTLANDGPPVTFGKTPEDPKPFCVGSAPPSVDVTPTYTKDGADDAESTDGKVLKPKPSKLAKRIANSAGYVGDRFKCVTTELYADSSQLSREQRALQMEGLQEDSILCLPAAYCERAMMRFSELEMKEREGGHPTAKDSEVCKFSPADWDRLKGNQDKKPKSVALEEAIADQNDNERCEYSAGNKHDPFEAPEDKDLPVEKYFVDRQPVSESPTDQAAVDMPHSPTLRLDRKRKVSGDSSLTETAVEEVPEDPLLKAKRRRVSKDDWPEREMTNSSSNHLEDPHYSELTNLKVCIELTGLHPKKQRHLLHLRERWEQQVSAAESKPGRQGRKEVTQAVQPEVTVQGNNSPEEKPGRKRAEAKGNRSWSEESLKSSDNEQGLPVFSGSPPMKSLSSTNASGKKQTQPSCTPASRPPAKQQKIKESQKTDVLCTDEEEDCQAASLLQKFTDNSEKPSGKRLCKTKHLIPQEPRQGLSLAGDYYVENTDGKVTVRRFRKRPEPSSDYDLSPAKQDQKPFDRLQQLLPASQSTQLPRSSSPPETTQSRPMPPEARRLIVNKNAGETLLQRAARLGYEEVVLYCLENKICDVNHRDNAGYCALHEACARGWLNIVRHLLEYGADVNCSAQDGTRPLHDAVENDHLEIVRLLLSYGADPTLATYSGRTIMKMTHSELMEKFLTDYLNDLQGRSDEDSNGSWEFYGSSVCEPDDESGYDVLANPPGPEDQDDDDEAYSDVFEFEFSESPLLPCYNIQVSVAQGPRNWLLLSDVLKKLKMSSRIFRCNFPNVEVVTIAEAEFYRQVSASLLFSCSKDLEAFNPESKELLDLVEFTSELQTLLGSSMEWLHPSDGASDEYWKSKI; this comes from the exons GTGGAGGCCACTACGGCCCATCGGATCGATGGCCTGGCCGCGCTCAGCATGGACCGCACCGGCCTGATCCGGGAAGGGCTGCGTGTCCCCGGCAACATCGTCTATTCTAGCTTGTGCGGACTGGGCTCAGAGAAAGGTCGGGAGGCTGCCACGAGCACTCTGGGTGGTCTTGGGTTCTCGTCCGAGAGAAATCCGGAAATGCAGTTCAAACCGAACACCCCTGAGACGGTGGAGGCTTCCGCTGTCTCCGGAAAGGCCCCCAATGGCTTCAGTGCTATCTACAAAACACCCCCTGGGATACAAAAAAGTGCTGTGCCCACAGCAGAAACGCTGGGCTTGGACAGGCCTGCCAGCGACAAACAGAGCCCTCTCAACATCAATGGTGCTAGTTACCTGCGGCTGCCCTGGGTCAACCCTTACATGGAGGGGGCCACGCCAGCCATCTACCCTTTCCTCGACTCGCCAAATAAGTATTCCCTGAACATGTACAAGGCCTTGCTACCTCAGCAGTCCTACAGCTTGGCCCAGCCGCTGTATTCGCCGGTCTGCACCAACGGGGAGCGCTTTCTCTACCTGCCGCCGCCTCACTACGTCAGTCCCCACATCCCGTCGTCCCTGGCTTCGCCCATGAGGCTCTCGACGCCTTCTGCCTCCCCGGCCATCCCACCTTTGGTCCACTGCGCAGACAAAAGCCTGCCCTGGAAGATGGGCGTCAGTCCTGGGAACCCCGTCGAGTCCCATGCCTATCCCCACATCCAGAACAGTAAGCAGCCGAGGGTGCCCTCCACCAAGGGGGTCACCAGCGGTCTGCCCGGGGACACAGCGCTCCTGCTGCCCCCTTCGCCTCGACCTTCGCCCCGGGTCCACCTTCCCTCCCAACCCACTGCAGACACCTACTCTGAATTTCATAAGCACTACGCCAGGATCTCCACCTCGCCGTCTGTCACCCTGTCGAAGCCATACATGACAGTCAGCAGCGAGTTCCCCTCGGCCAGGCTCTCCAACGGCAAGTATCCGAAGGGCCCAGAAGGGGTCGAAGGGGCCCAGTCGGTTCCCGGGCACACCCGGAAAGCAGCGGGCCAGGACAGAAAAGATGGTGGCTCCCCTCCTCTGTTGGAGAAGCAGACAGTTACCAAAGATGTCACCGATAAGCCACTGGACTTGTCCTCAAAGGTGGTGGACGTGGATGCTTCCAAAGCCGACCACATGAAGAAGATGGCCCCCACGGTCCTTGTGCACAGCCGAGCTGGAAGCGGCTTAGTGCTGTCCGGCAGTGAGATTCCGAAAGAAACCCTATCTCCTCCCGGAAACGGCTGTGCTATCTATAGATCTGAAATCATCAGCACGGCTCCCTCGTCCTGGGTGGTGCCCGGGCCGAGCCCTAATGAAGAGAACAACGGCAAAGGCCTGCCGCTGAAAAACAAGGCTTTGGACTGGGCGATCCCACAGCAGCGGAGCTCATCGTGTCCCCGCATGGGCGGCACGGACGCTGTGGTCACCAATGTCTCGGGCTCGGTCTCGAGTGCCGGCCGCCCAGCCTCTGCGTCGCCGGCCCCCAATGCCAATGCAGATGGCTGCAAGACCAGCAGGAGCTCCGTGGATACCACGCCGTCCGTCATTCAGCACGTGGGCCAGCCCCCGACCACACCTGCCAAGCAcagcagcagcaccagcagcaaGGGCGCCAAAGCCAGCAACCCGGAGCCGAGCTTCAAAGCAAACGAGAATGGCCTCCCGCCAAGCTCGATCTTTCTGTCGCCAAACGAGGCGTTTAGGTCCCCACCGATTCCCTACCCCAGGAGTTACCTCCCTTACCCGGCGCCGGAGGGCATCGCTATAAGCCCCCTCTCCTTACACGGCAAGGGACCTGTCTACCCTCACCCAGTCTTGCTGCCCAACGGCAGTCTATTCCCTGGACACCTTGCCCCGAAGCCCGGACTTCCCTATGGGCTGCCCACAGGCCGACCGGAGTTTGTGACCTACCAGGACGCACTGGGGTTGGGCATGGTGCACCCCATGTTGATACCTCACACGCCCATCGAGATCACTAAGGAGGAGAAACCAGAGAGGAGGTCCCGCTCCCACGAGAGGCGCTACGAGGACCCAGCCCTCCGGAGCCGGTTTTCTGAGATGCTGGAGGCGAGCAGCACCAAGCTCCAGCCAGAAGTCCCTTCCGACAAGAACCTGAAGCCCAGCCCCAGCTGGAACCAAGGGAAAACAGTAGTCAAGAGCGACAAACTTGTCTATGTAGACCTCCTCCGGGAGGAGGCGGACGCTAAAACAGAGGTGAACACGGCCAAGCCGGGCTTTGCAGCCGAGAGCGTGGGCCAGAGCACCGAGCCCAGTAAGCCCCCGGCCGAGCCGGCCCTGCAGCCACACCGCGATTTCGTCGCCCTGAGGGAGGAGTTGGGGCGCATCAGTGATTTTCACGAAGCTTACGCTTTCAAGCAggcccctggccagtcagtcttcAGCTTAAGCAAGGAGAGCATTCCAGCAGGAACCACCAAGGAGAACCTGGGGCTGCCCGTCTCCACTCCCTTCCTGGAGCCGACTCTGGCGAACGATGGCCCACCCGTGACTTTTGGGAAAACCCCAGAGGATCCCAAACCGTTTTGCGTGGGCAGCGCCCCCCCGAGTGTGGACGTCACCCCTACCTATACCAAAGACGGAGCCGACGATGCCGAATCCACCGATGGCAAAGTTCTCAAACCCAAGCCATCGAAGCTGGCAAAGAGGATCGCAAATTCCGCTGGTTACGTGGGTGACCGATTCAAGTGTGTCACTACCGAACTGTATGCAGATTCCAGCCAGCTCAGCCGGGAGCAGCGCGCCTTGCAG ATGGAAGGATTACAAGAGGACAGTATTTTATGTCTACCCGCTGCTTACTGTGAG CGTGCAATGATGCGCTTCTCAGAGCTggagatgaaagagagagaaggtggccACCCGACAGCCAAAGACTCTGAGGTGTGCAAATTCAGCCCTGCCGACTGGGACAGGTTGAAAGGAAATCAGGACAAAAAGCCAAAGTCGGTCGCCCTGGAAGAGGCCATTGCCGACCAGAATGACAATGAGAGAT gcgAATACAGTGCTGGCAACAAACATGATCCCTTTGAAGCTCCAGAGGACAAAGATCTTCCTGTGGAGAAATATTTCGTGGACAGGCAGCCTGTGAGCGAGTCCCCCACTGACCAGGCGGCTGTGGACATGCCACACAGCCCCACCCTCCGGCTAGACAGAAAGCGCAAAGTATCAGGTGATAGCAGCCTCACCGAGACGGCTGTGGAAGAGGTGCCCGAGGACCCTCTGCTAAAAGCCAAGCGGAGACGGGTCTCCAAAG ATGACTGGCCTGAGAGGGAAATGACAAACAGTTCCTCTAACCACTTAGAAGACCCACATTATAGTGAGCTGACCAACCTGAAGGTGTGCATTGAATTAACAGGGCTCCATCCTAAAAAGCAACGCCACTTGCTGCACCTTAGAGAGCGCTGGGAGCAGCAGGTGTCGGCAGCAGAGAGCAAACCTGGCCGCCAGGGCAGGAAGGAAGTGACCCAGGCGGTTCAGCCTGAGGTCACCGTCCAGGGCAATAACAGCCCCGAAGAGAAACCCGGCAGGAAAAGGGCTGAggccaaaggcaacagaagctgGTCGGAGGAGTCCCTCAAATCCAGTGACAATGAACAAG GCTTGCCTGTGTTCTCCGGCTCTCCGCCCATGAAGAGCCTTTCATCCACCAATGCGAGCGGCAAAAAGCAGACTCAGCCAAGCTGCACGCCAGCCTCGAGGCCGCCTGCCAAAcagcagaaaattaaagaaagccAGAAGACAGATGTGCTGTGCACAGACGAAGAAGAGGATTGCCAGGCTGCCTCCCTGCTGCAGAAATTCACCGACAACAGCGAGAAACCATCCGGGAAGAGACTGTGCAAAACCAAGCATCTGATCCCGCAGGAGCCCAGGCAGGGCTTATCCCTAGCGGGAGACTACTATGTGGAGAACACGGACGGCAAG GTGACCGTCCGGAGGTTCCGGAAGCGGCCTGAGCCCAGTTCCGACTACGATCTGTCACCAGCCAAGCAGGACCAGAAGCCCTTCGACCGTTTGCAACAGTTACTGCCAGCTTCCCAGTCCACGCAGCTGCCGcgctccagctcccctccagagACCACCCAGTCGCGCCCGATGCCTCCAGAAGCTCGGAGACTCATCGTCAATAAGAACGCGGGCGAGACTCTCTTGCAGCGGGCCGCCAGGCTCGGCTACGAG GAGGTGGTCTTGTACTGCCTGGAGAACAAGATCTGTGATGTGAACCATCGAGACAACGCGGGCTACTGTGCCCTGCACGAGGCTTGTGCACGGGGATGGCTCAACATCGTCCGACACCTTCTGGAATACGGCGCGGACGTCAACTGCAGTGCCCAGGATGGAACCAG ACCACTCCATGATGCCGTTGAGAACGATCACTTGGAAATTGTCCGTTTGCTCCTCTCCTATGGTGCTGACCCCACTTTGGCTACGTACTCAGGTAGAACCATCATGAAAATGACCCACAGCGAACTTATGGAAAAGTTTTTAACAG aTTATTTAAATGACCTACAGGGTCGCAGTGACGAAGACTCCAATGGCTCTTGGGAATTCTATGGCAGCTCTGTGTGTG AACCAGATGATGAGAGTGGCTATGATGTTTTAGCGAACCCCCCAGGACCAGAGGAccaggatgatgatgatgaggcCTACAGCGATGTGTTTGAATTTGAGTTTTCGGAAAGCCCCCTCTTACCGTGTTACAACATCCAAGTGTCCGTCGCTCAGGG GCCTCGAAACTGGCTGCTGCTCTCGGACGTGCTCAAGAAGCTGAAAATGTCCTCCCGCATCTTCCGCTGCAATTTCCCCAACGTGGAAGTTGTCACCATCGCTGAGGCCGAATTTTACCGGCAGGTGTCGGCCAGTCTCCTGTTCTCCTGCTCCAAAGACCTGGAGGCCTTTAACCCCGAGAGCAAGGAGCTCTTAGACCTGGTGGAGTTCACCAGCGAGCTGCAGACTCTGCTGGGCTCGTCCATGGAGTGGCTGCACCCGAGCGATGGGGCGTCAGATGAGTACTG gaaatcaAAAATATGA
- the BCOR gene encoding BCL-6 corepressor isoform X5, with protein MLSATPLYGNVHSWMNSERVRMCGINEDRKIPVNDGDASKARLELREENPLNHNVVEATTAHRIDGLAALSMDRTGLIREGLRVPGNIVYSSLCGLGSEKGREAATSTLGGLGFSSERNPEMQFKPNTPETVEASAVSGKAPNGFSAIYKTPPGIQKSAVPTAETLGLDRPASDKQSPLNINGASYLRLPWVNPYMEGATPAIYPFLDSPNKYSLNMYKALLPQQSYSLAQPLYSPVCTNGERFLYLPPPHYVSPHIPSSLASPMRLSTPSASPAIPPLVHCADKSLPWKMGVSPGNPVESHAYPHIQNSKQPRVPSTKGVTSGLPGDTALLLPPSPRPSPRVHLPSQPTADTYSEFHKHYARISTSPSVTLSKPYMTVSSEFPSARLSNGKYPKGPEGVEGAQSVPGHTRKAAGQDRKDGGSPPLLEKQTVTKDVTDKPLDLSSKVVDVDASKADHMKKMAPTVLVHSRAGSGLVLSGSEIPKETLSPPGNGCAIYRSEIISTAPSSWVVPGPSPNEENNGKGLPLKNKALDWAIPQQRSSSCPRMGGTDAVVTNVSGSVSSAGRPASASPAPNANADGCKTSRSSVDTTPSVIQHVGQPPTTPAKHSSSTSSKGAKASNPEPSFKANENGLPPSSIFLSPNEAFRSPPIPYPRSYLPYPAPEGIAISPLSLHGKGPVYPHPVLLPNGSLFPGHLAPKPGLPYGLPTGRPEFVTYQDALGLGMVHPMLIPHTPIEITKEEKPERRSRSHERRYEDPALRSRFSEMLEASSTKLQPEVPSDKNLKPSPSWNQGKTVVKSDKLVYVDLLREEADAKTEVNTAKPGFAAESVGQSTEPSKPPAEPALQPHRDFVALREELGRISDFHEAYAFKQAPGQSVFSLSKESIPAGTTKENLGLPVSTPFLEPTLANDGPPVTFGKTPEDPKPFCVGSAPPSVDVTPTYTKDGADDAESTDGKVLKPKPSKLAKRIANSAGYVGDRFKCVTTELYADSSQLSREQRALQMEGLQEDSILCLPAAYCERAMMRFSELEMKEREGGHPTAKDSEVCKFSPADWDRLKGNQDKKPKSVALEEAIADQNDNERCEYSAGNKHDPFEAPEDKDLPVEKYFVDRQPVSESPTDQAAVDMPHSPTLRLDRKRKVSGDSSLTETAVEEVPEDPLLKAKRRRVSKGLHPKKQRHLLHLRERWEQQVSAAESKPGRQGRKEVTQAVQPEVTVQGNNSPEEKPGRKRAEAKGNRSWSEESLKSSDNEQGLPVFSGSPPMKSLSSTNASGKKQTQPSCTPASRPPAKQQKIKESQKTDVLCTDEEEDCQAASLLQKFTDNSEKPSGKRLCKTKHLIPQEPRQGLSLAGDYYVENTDGKVTVRRFRKRPEPSSDYDLSPAKQDQKPFDRLQQLLPASQSTQLPRSSSPPETTQSRPMPPEARRLIVNKNAGETLLQRAARLGYEEVVLYCLENKICDVNHRDNAGYCALHEACARGWLNIVRHLLEYGADVNCSAQDGTRPLHDAVENDHLEIVRLLLSYGADPTLATYSGRTIMKMTHSELMEKFLTDYLNDLQGRSDEDSNGSWEFYGSSVCEPDDESGYDVLANPPGPEDQDDDDEAYSDVFEFEFSESPLLPCYNIQVSVAQGPRNWLLLSDVLKKLKMSSRIFRCNFPNVEVVTIAEAEFYRQVSASLLFSCSKDLEAFNPESKELLDLVEFTSELQTLLGSSMEWLHPSDGASDEYW; from the exons GTGGAGGCCACTACGGCCCATCGGATCGATGGCCTGGCCGCGCTCAGCATGGACCGCACCGGCCTGATCCGGGAAGGGCTGCGTGTCCCCGGCAACATCGTCTATTCTAGCTTGTGCGGACTGGGCTCAGAGAAAGGTCGGGAGGCTGCCACGAGCACTCTGGGTGGTCTTGGGTTCTCGTCCGAGAGAAATCCGGAAATGCAGTTCAAACCGAACACCCCTGAGACGGTGGAGGCTTCCGCTGTCTCCGGAAAGGCCCCCAATGGCTTCAGTGCTATCTACAAAACACCCCCTGGGATACAAAAAAGTGCTGTGCCCACAGCAGAAACGCTGGGCTTGGACAGGCCTGCCAGCGACAAACAGAGCCCTCTCAACATCAATGGTGCTAGTTACCTGCGGCTGCCCTGGGTCAACCCTTACATGGAGGGGGCCACGCCAGCCATCTACCCTTTCCTCGACTCGCCAAATAAGTATTCCCTGAACATGTACAAGGCCTTGCTACCTCAGCAGTCCTACAGCTTGGCCCAGCCGCTGTATTCGCCGGTCTGCACCAACGGGGAGCGCTTTCTCTACCTGCCGCCGCCTCACTACGTCAGTCCCCACATCCCGTCGTCCCTGGCTTCGCCCATGAGGCTCTCGACGCCTTCTGCCTCCCCGGCCATCCCACCTTTGGTCCACTGCGCAGACAAAAGCCTGCCCTGGAAGATGGGCGTCAGTCCTGGGAACCCCGTCGAGTCCCATGCCTATCCCCACATCCAGAACAGTAAGCAGCCGAGGGTGCCCTCCACCAAGGGGGTCACCAGCGGTCTGCCCGGGGACACAGCGCTCCTGCTGCCCCCTTCGCCTCGACCTTCGCCCCGGGTCCACCTTCCCTCCCAACCCACTGCAGACACCTACTCTGAATTTCATAAGCACTACGCCAGGATCTCCACCTCGCCGTCTGTCACCCTGTCGAAGCCATACATGACAGTCAGCAGCGAGTTCCCCTCGGCCAGGCTCTCCAACGGCAAGTATCCGAAGGGCCCAGAAGGGGTCGAAGGGGCCCAGTCGGTTCCCGGGCACACCCGGAAAGCAGCGGGCCAGGACAGAAAAGATGGTGGCTCCCCTCCTCTGTTGGAGAAGCAGACAGTTACCAAAGATGTCACCGATAAGCCACTGGACTTGTCCTCAAAGGTGGTGGACGTGGATGCTTCCAAAGCCGACCACATGAAGAAGATGGCCCCCACGGTCCTTGTGCACAGCCGAGCTGGAAGCGGCTTAGTGCTGTCCGGCAGTGAGATTCCGAAAGAAACCCTATCTCCTCCCGGAAACGGCTGTGCTATCTATAGATCTGAAATCATCAGCACGGCTCCCTCGTCCTGGGTGGTGCCCGGGCCGAGCCCTAATGAAGAGAACAACGGCAAAGGCCTGCCGCTGAAAAACAAGGCTTTGGACTGGGCGATCCCACAGCAGCGGAGCTCATCGTGTCCCCGCATGGGCGGCACGGACGCTGTGGTCACCAATGTCTCGGGCTCGGTCTCGAGTGCCGGCCGCCCAGCCTCTGCGTCGCCGGCCCCCAATGCCAATGCAGATGGCTGCAAGACCAGCAGGAGCTCCGTGGATACCACGCCGTCCGTCATTCAGCACGTGGGCCAGCCCCCGACCACACCTGCCAAGCAcagcagcagcaccagcagcaaGGGCGCCAAAGCCAGCAACCCGGAGCCGAGCTTCAAAGCAAACGAGAATGGCCTCCCGCCAAGCTCGATCTTTCTGTCGCCAAACGAGGCGTTTAGGTCCCCACCGATTCCCTACCCCAGGAGTTACCTCCCTTACCCGGCGCCGGAGGGCATCGCTATAAGCCCCCTCTCCTTACACGGCAAGGGACCTGTCTACCCTCACCCAGTCTTGCTGCCCAACGGCAGTCTATTCCCTGGACACCTTGCCCCGAAGCCCGGACTTCCCTATGGGCTGCCCACAGGCCGACCGGAGTTTGTGACCTACCAGGACGCACTGGGGTTGGGCATGGTGCACCCCATGTTGATACCTCACACGCCCATCGAGATCACTAAGGAGGAGAAACCAGAGAGGAGGTCCCGCTCCCACGAGAGGCGCTACGAGGACCCAGCCCTCCGGAGCCGGTTTTCTGAGATGCTGGAGGCGAGCAGCACCAAGCTCCAGCCAGAAGTCCCTTCCGACAAGAACCTGAAGCCCAGCCCCAGCTGGAACCAAGGGAAAACAGTAGTCAAGAGCGACAAACTTGTCTATGTAGACCTCCTCCGGGAGGAGGCGGACGCTAAAACAGAGGTGAACACGGCCAAGCCGGGCTTTGCAGCCGAGAGCGTGGGCCAGAGCACCGAGCCCAGTAAGCCCCCGGCCGAGCCGGCCCTGCAGCCACACCGCGATTTCGTCGCCCTGAGGGAGGAGTTGGGGCGCATCAGTGATTTTCACGAAGCTTACGCTTTCAAGCAggcccctggccagtcagtcttcAGCTTAAGCAAGGAGAGCATTCCAGCAGGAACCACCAAGGAGAACCTGGGGCTGCCCGTCTCCACTCCCTTCCTGGAGCCGACTCTGGCGAACGATGGCCCACCCGTGACTTTTGGGAAAACCCCAGAGGATCCCAAACCGTTTTGCGTGGGCAGCGCCCCCCCGAGTGTGGACGTCACCCCTACCTATACCAAAGACGGAGCCGACGATGCCGAATCCACCGATGGCAAAGTTCTCAAACCCAAGCCATCGAAGCTGGCAAAGAGGATCGCAAATTCCGCTGGTTACGTGGGTGACCGATTCAAGTGTGTCACTACCGAACTGTATGCAGATTCCAGCCAGCTCAGCCGGGAGCAGCGCGCCTTGCAG ATGGAAGGATTACAAGAGGACAGTATTTTATGTCTACCCGCTGCTTACTGTGAG CGTGCAATGATGCGCTTCTCAGAGCTggagatgaaagagagagaaggtggccACCCGACAGCCAAAGACTCTGAGGTGTGCAAATTCAGCCCTGCCGACTGGGACAGGTTGAAAGGAAATCAGGACAAAAAGCCAAAGTCGGTCGCCCTGGAAGAGGCCATTGCCGACCAGAATGACAATGAGAGAT gcgAATACAGTGCTGGCAACAAACATGATCCCTTTGAAGCTCCAGAGGACAAAGATCTTCCTGTGGAGAAATATTTCGTGGACAGGCAGCCTGTGAGCGAGTCCCCCACTGACCAGGCGGCTGTGGACATGCCACACAGCCCCACCCTCCGGCTAGACAGAAAGCGCAAAGTATCAGGTGATAGCAGCCTCACCGAGACGGCTGTGGAAGAGGTGCCCGAGGACCCTCTGCTAAAAGCCAAGCGGAGACGGGTCTCCAAAG GGCTCCATCCTAAAAAGCAACGCCACTTGCTGCACCTTAGAGAGCGCTGGGAGCAGCAGGTGTCGGCAGCAGAGAGCAAACCTGGCCGCCAGGGCAGGAAGGAAGTGACCCAGGCGGTTCAGCCTGAGGTCACCGTCCAGGGCAATAACAGCCCCGAAGAGAAACCCGGCAGGAAAAGGGCTGAggccaaaggcaacagaagctgGTCGGAGGAGTCCCTCAAATCCAGTGACAATGAACAAG GCTTGCCTGTGTTCTCCGGCTCTCCGCCCATGAAGAGCCTTTCATCCACCAATGCGAGCGGCAAAAAGCAGACTCAGCCAAGCTGCACGCCAGCCTCGAGGCCGCCTGCCAAAcagcagaaaattaaagaaagccAGAAGACAGATGTGCTGTGCACAGACGAAGAAGAGGATTGCCAGGCTGCCTCCCTGCTGCAGAAATTCACCGACAACAGCGAGAAACCATCCGGGAAGAGACTGTGCAAAACCAAGCATCTGATCCCGCAGGAGCCCAGGCAGGGCTTATCCCTAGCGGGAGACTACTATGTGGAGAACACGGACGGCAAG GTGACCGTCCGGAGGTTCCGGAAGCGGCCTGAGCCCAGTTCCGACTACGATCTGTCACCAGCCAAGCAGGACCAGAAGCCCTTCGACCGTTTGCAACAGTTACTGCCAGCTTCCCAGTCCACGCAGCTGCCGcgctccagctcccctccagagACCACCCAGTCGCGCCCGATGCCTCCAGAAGCTCGGAGACTCATCGTCAATAAGAACGCGGGCGAGACTCTCTTGCAGCGGGCCGCCAGGCTCGGCTACGAG GAGGTGGTCTTGTACTGCCTGGAGAACAAGATCTGTGATGTGAACCATCGAGACAACGCGGGCTACTGTGCCCTGCACGAGGCTTGTGCACGGGGATGGCTCAACATCGTCCGACACCTTCTGGAATACGGCGCGGACGTCAACTGCAGTGCCCAGGATGGAACCAG ACCACTCCATGATGCCGTTGAGAACGATCACTTGGAAATTGTCCGTTTGCTCCTCTCCTATGGTGCTGACCCCACTTTGGCTACGTACTCAGGTAGAACCATCATGAAAATGACCCACAGCGAACTTATGGAAAAGTTTTTAACAG aTTATTTAAATGACCTACAGGGTCGCAGTGACGAAGACTCCAATGGCTCTTGGGAATTCTATGGCAGCTCTGTGTGTG AACCAGATGATGAGAGTGGCTATGATGTTTTAGCGAACCCCCCAGGACCAGAGGAccaggatgatgatgatgaggcCTACAGCGATGTGTTTGAATTTGAGTTTTCGGAAAGCCCCCTCTTACCGTGTTACAACATCCAAGTGTCCGTCGCTCAGGG GCCTCGAAACTGGCTGCTGCTCTCGGACGTGCTCAAGAAGCTGAAAATGTCCTCCCGCATCTTCCGCTGCAATTTCCCCAACGTGGAAGTTGTCACCATCGCTGAGGCCGAATTTTACCGGCAGGTGTCGGCCAGTCTCCTGTTCTCCTGCTCCAAAGACCTGGAGGCCTTTAACCCCGAGAGCAAGGAGCTCTTAGACCTGGTGGAGTTCACCAGCGAGCTGCAGACTCTGCTGGGCTCGTCCATGGAGTGGCTGCACCCGAGCGATGGGGCGTCAGATGAGTACTGGTGA